In Bradyrhizobium sp. 195, the sequence AAGGCCCCGGTCACCGTGCCGCTCAACCGTGCTTCGCTGTGGAGCGACTACACGCTCCAAAACGGGCCGGCCGCCGGACTTCAATTCGGCGGCGGCATTCGCTATGTCGGCGCGACCTGGGGCGATGATGCCAATACGTTCAAGGTGGGATCGGCGACCGTGCTGGATGCGCTTGTCGCCTATACCAGGGACAATTGGCGCTTGTCGCTGAACGTCACCAATCTCGCCGACACGCGCTACGTCGCCGCCTGCTACAGCCTGTCGGGCTGCATGTATGCCGAGGGACGGAAAGCCATCGGCAAGCTGACGTACCGCTGGTGAGTTCAATCTGAGGACGGTTGACGGCGAATGCGAGCCGGACCGCTTGATGAGAGTAGACGACCATGAGGGCGATATTCGGCAAGCTGCATCGCTGGGCGGGACTGCTCACGGCCGGATTCCTGTTCTTCTCCGGCATCACTGGCGCGATCATCTCGTGGGATCACGAGATCGATGACGTCCTGAACAGCCATTTGTTCGACGTCACCAGCAAGGGACCGGCGATCCCCTCGATCGAGCTTGCCAAGATGATCGAGCAGCGCGATCCCCGCGCGCGCGTCGTCTACCTCTTCATGACGCCGGAGGAGGGCCATTCGCTGTGGTTCTTCGTCATGCCGCGGATCGATACCGCGACCGGCAAGCGTTACTCGCTCGACTACAATCAGGTCTTCCTCGACCCCAACACTGGCGCGGAGCTGGGCCGGCGCTATTGGGGTGCGGTGTGGCCGGTGACGCGGGAAAACTTCGTCTCGTTTCTCTACAAGCTGCACTACACGATGCATATCCCCGAGTTCTGGGGCAGCGATCGCTGGGGCATGCGCGTGCTCGGCGTGATTGCGATCATCTGGACCATCGATTGCTTCGTCGGCTTCTATCTGACGCTGCCCTCCCGCCGGCGCGCCAGGGCGGCGCGGGCGCCTGCCGTCACGCGCCAGCTCGAGCGCGGCTTCTGGGCTCGCTGGGCACCGGCCTGGACCATCAAGACCTCCGGCAGCGCCTACCGGATCAATTTCGACATCCATCGCGCCTTCAGCCTGTGGACCTGGGGCCTGTTGTTCGTCATCGCCTTCACCGCGTTCTCGCTGAATCTCTATTTCGAGGTGTTCTCGCCGCTGATGAAGATGGTGTCGAATTACACGCCGACGCCCTATGAGCAGCGGCCTTATCGCGATCTCGACAATCCCATCGAGCCCAAGGTCAGCTTCGCCGACATCGCCGCCCGCGCGGCGGCCGACGGTAAGGCGCGAGGGTGGACGATCCCGGTCGGCTCGATCAATTACGGCCCGGCCCATGGCGTCTATGCCGCCGCCTTCTTCCATCCCGGCGACGATCACGGCGCCGGCGGCGTCGGCCCGGCCCAGCTTTATTATGATAGCGAGGATGGCCGCCCGATCGGTGAACGGCTGCCATGGGTCGGCACCGCCGCCGACATCTTCGTGCAGGCGCAGTTTCCGTTGCATTCGGGACGCATCGTCGGCCTGTTCGGCCGCATCCTGATCTCGATCATGGGTCTCGTGGTGGCCGCGCTCTCGGTCACCGGCGTCGTGATCTGGTGGCGCAAGCGCCGCGCCCGGGTCCGCGTGCGCGAGACCGCTGCAATGCGCTTGAATGAGCGGCAACTGACTCCGGCGGAGTAGGGCTAGACGAAGCGATGTTCCGGCAGGCCCTGCGCGACGCCGTGAATGGCAAGCACATGACCGGCCTGAGGCTCGATGCTCAACTGGCGCTGATCCAGGAACTTTCTCGTCGTCGTGACATACAGCGTTTTGAGATCGCTCCCTCCGAAGCACAGGCACGTCGGATTGGTCACGGGCATCGGGATAATGGTATCGATCTGCCCGTCCGGCCGGTACCGCACGACCCGGCCGCCGGAAAAGAAGGCGGTCCATAGCCCGCCGGCAGCATCGACGCACGCGCCGTCAGGTCTTTCCTGAGAAGCGCTATAGTCTGCAAACAAGCGCTTGTTTCGGATCACGCCGTCATCGACATCGAAGTCGAACATCCAGGTGCAGTAGCGTCGCGTGTCCGTGAAATAGAACGTGCGATTGTCAGGCGAGAACGCAATTCCGTTCGTGACGATGACGTCGCCAAAGATGCGCGACATCTCACCGTCGCCCGTCACGCGATACAGCGAGCCGTTCGGACGATGCAACTGATTGTCCATGGTGCCGATCCACAGGCGGCCGCGGGCGTCCACGCGGCCGTCGTTGAGGCGGTTGTCCAGGCCGCGTTCGACCTCGCAGAACTCGGCGGGAGGAGCTTTGTCCGGAACGCGACGAGAGAGGCGCAGATCCTGCGCAAGCAGGTGCGAGCCGTCCGCCGTCAGGGCCTGGCTGCCGAGGAATTGGCCATCATGGGAGGCGACGTGATGGGCGCCCGTCGCCGGATCGAAGGATTGATGAAGCCGGCCGTCGATGTCGATCCACCACAGCTTGCGGGACCGGTCGCACCACAATGGCGTTTCGCCGAGAATATCCGCGCTGGCGACCGCGGTCTCAACCCGATGCGCGGGGATCGTAGCCGGGGTCATCCAGGAATCCTATTCCAGCCGTCGACAACTTGAGTTTTCCTGGCGGGAGCGGGCGGTCAGCCGCTCTTCCAGGAGGACAGCGCATGCGCGACGCAGCCATTGATATGGTCGGTGAGGACGGCCCTCGCCGTCTTGATGTCCCGCTTCAGGGCGCAGTCCAGCAAGGCCTTGTGCTGGTTGATCGTCTCGGCGCCGCGATAGAGCAGCGCATAGCGGAAGTATTTGTCGAACACGACCGAATGGGTGTGCATCAACTCGCGCGAGCCGCAAGCAGAGATCAGCGCCTGGTGAAATTCGCCGTCATAGCGCTTGCGGAGTTCGGGATCGTCGCCCTCGGCGAGGACGGTGCGTTCGGTGGCCGCCAGCTTGTGGTGGGCGGAAACCACGCGGCCCTCCCACTCGACGTCGCCAGCGCGGAACGACTCAGCCATCGCATGGTGCTCCAGCAGGATTCGCAGCTCGGCGAGCTCCCGCAGATTCTGGATCGAGACAGGCGCCACCTCGAATCCACGTTGGCCTTCGGCAACCACAAAACCTTCGGAGGTCAGACGATTGAGGATCTCACGCAATGTGCTGATGCTGACGCCGTAATCTTCCTTCATGGCGTCGAGCCTGAGACGCCCGGATGGCGTGAGCACCCCGAAAATGATGTCGGACCGAATGCGCTGATAGCCGCTGTCGCCCGCCGACAGGGGCCGTTCCTCAACTGCCGTCATGCTTTCCCGATCCCACTTCCCGATCGCTGCCGCTCGTGCGGAGGGTCGAACATCAATGTTGACAGCAATATAGCAGACCTAAGATGCCTGACGTCTACCAAAATATCATATGAAGCCATGATCATCATTTGACATGTAGATTCATGTATGTTCTCTAAATGGCCAGAGGGCGCGAAAGACGGCTTAAGCCGCGGTTCGTGCTCGCTCGCATAGGGGAGGAAGCGATGAGCTTGTTGGTACGGGCGCTGTCTGCGACGGCGATCTGCGTGGCGCTGACGGTCGGCGCATCTGCCGAGGATATTCAGGAGCGCACCATCAGGTGGGGCCACCTGAACAATACCGATCACCCCGTGAGCCAGGGCGTGCAGAAGTTTGCCGAGATCCTGCTCTCCAAGAGCGGAGGCAAGATGAAGGTCCGCGAGTTCGCGGCCTCGCAGCTTGGCAACGAGTTGCAGCAGCAATCCGCGCTACGCGGCGGCACCCAGGAGATGCTGTCGGCCTCGACGACCTCGCTCGCAACCGTCATTCCCGAGTTCGGCCTCATCGATTTCCCGTTCCTGTTCAACTCGACCGAGCAGGCCGATGCTCTCGGCACCGGCAAATTCGGCAAGGCGATGCTCGACACGCTGCCGGCGAAGGGGCTGGCGGGCCTCGGTTATTGGGGCCTCGGCTTCCGCAACGTCACCAACAGCACCCGCCCGATCACCAAGATCGAGGACTTCGCGGGGCTCAAGCTTCGCGTCATTCCGAATCCGGTTTATCTCGAAAGCTTCAGCGCCTTTAAGGCGAACCCCGTCCCGATGGCGTTCGGCGAGCTGTATTCGGCGCTGGAGACCCGCACCGTCGACGGTCAGGAGAATCCCTACACGGTCATTCTCTCGAACAAATTCTACGAAGTGCAGAAGTACGTTTCCGCCACAAATCACACCTTCACCCTGAACATCATTTTGGTGAGCAAGGCATTCTGGGACAAGCTGTCGCCGACCGAGCAGCGCCTGATGCGCGAGGCTTATGAAGAAAGCCGCGGTTACCAGAAGGAGCAGACGCGTCTTCAGACCGAAAAGGCTTTGGCGGAGCTGCAGGCCAAGGGCATGCAGTACAATGCGATCGCTCCCGAAGAGACCGACCGCATGCGGAAGGCGGTTCAACCCGTCGTCGAAAAGATCTCGGCCAACCTTCGTGCCGAGACGGTGAAGCTCTTCAACGAAGAGGTCGAGCGCATCCGCAAGGACGTGAAGTAGCCGCCTTCCTCGTCACGCAGGCGCTGGAGCCGGCGAGTGGCCGGCTCCAGCCCTTGATTTGCCCGGACGTCACGCATGGCGCGAGCTCTCGACCTCTATTGCACGTTCCTGAAGGCCGTCATTGCCGCGTGTCTTGCCGTCATGGTGGTGCTGGTGTTCGGCAACGTCGTCCTGCGCTACGGCTTCAACTCCGGCATCACGATCTCCGAAGAGCTTTCGCGGTGGCTGCTGGTCTGGTTGACCTTCCTCGGCGCAATCGTCGCGATGCGCGAGCACGCGCATCTGGGCGTCGATAGTCTGGTCCGGATGCTGCCGGCTTACGGCAAGCGCATCTGCTTCGTCATCAATTATTGCCTGATGCTGTTTGCCGATTGGCTGCTGCTCTCGGGCAGCTGGCGCCAGACCATCATCAACATCGACGATCGGGCGCCGGCCACGGGTCTTTCGATGGGCATCTTCTATGCGGTCGGCGTAATCTTCGGTGTCTCGACTGCAATCATCCTTCTCTACGACCTGTACCGGGTGATCAGCGGGCAGGCGAGCGAGGAGGACATGGTCGCCGTCAGGGAATCGGAGGAGCAGTGATGCCGTCCGTCGCCATCGCGCCTGCTCATCCGCTTCGCGCCACCCGGATCATGCCATGACGATCGCCGTGTTCACCTTCTCGCTGCTCGGCGCCATGGCGCTGGGCATGCCGATCGCCTTTGCGCTCCTCATCTGCGGCGTCGCGCTGATGAGCACAATCGACATGTTCGACGCCCAGATCGTGGCGCAGAACGTCATCAACGGCGCGGACAGCTTTCCGCTGATGGCGATTCCCTTCTTCATGCTCGCCGGCGAGATCATGAACAAGGGAGGGCTGGCCAAGCGCATCGTCAATGTCGCCCTCGTTGCGGTCGGGCACTTCAGAGGCGGCCTCGGCTACGTGACCATCCTGGCGGCCTGTATCCTCTCGTCGCTTTCGGGATCTGCTGCGGCTGACGCTGCCGCGCTCGCGGCGTTGCTGGTGCCGATGATGGTGGCCGCGGGACACAAGAAGACCTATGCGGCAGGTCTCGTGGCTGCCGGCGGCGTGATCGGCCCGGTCATCCCGCCCAGCATCGGCTTCGTGATCTTCGGCGTCGCCGCCAACGTGTCGATCTCCAAGCTGTTTCTCGCCGGCATCGTCCCCGGCCTGCTGCTTGGGTTGGGCCTTTGCGCCGCCTGGTATTGGGTCGTGCGCAAGGAAGACCTGACGCCGCCGCCGCGGGCCTCGCTGCGTGAAATCCTGCACGCCATCATCGACGGCTTCTGGGCGCTCATGCTCCCCGGGATCATCATCGTCGGCTTGCGCTTCGGCATCTTCACGCCGACCGAGGCCGGCGTCGTGGTCGCGGTCTATTCGTTGTTCGTCGCGACCTGCGTCTACCGCGAGCTGAAATGGTCGCAGGTTTATGCGGTTCTGGTGTCGTCGGCGGTGACGACCAGCGTCGTCATGTTCCTCGTCGCCGCGGCGCTGGTGTCGTCCTGGCTGATCACGGTGTCCGAAATCTCCGCGCAGGTCGTCGATCTCCTCAAGCCTTTCATGGGCAACAACACGATCCTGATGCTCGCGATCATGGTCGTGGTGGTGGTCGTGGGCACGGCGCTCGACATGACGCCGACCATCCTGATCCTGACGCCGATCCTGATGCCAATCATCAAGGCCGCGCACATCGACCCTGTCTATTTCGGCGTGCTCTTCATCATCAACAATTCCATCGGCCTGATCACGCCGCCTGTCGGCATCGTGCTCAACGTCGTCTGCGGCGTCTCCAAGATCAGCATGGAGGACATCATCAAGGGTGTCTGGCCCTTTATGATCGCGCAATTGATCGTCCTGTTCGCGATGGTGCTATTCCCCGGACTGGTGACGATCCCGGCGAAGTGGTTTGGTGGTTAGTCGCGCATTGGCAAAGGACACGAGGAACGAAAATGACCGCACGGATCATGATCCTCAATGGACCCAATCTCAACTTTCTCGGCATCCGCGAGCCTCACATCTATGGCTCGACGACGCTGAAGGAGATTGAAGCCAGCTGTCAGGCCTTGGCCGATCAGCTTGGTGTCTCGATCTCGTTCCACCAGTCCAACATGGAAGGCGAGCTCGTCAGCCTCATCCAATCCGCCCATGGGAAAGCGGATGCGATCATCATGAACCCGGCGGCTTATTCCTTCACCTCGATCGCGCTGATCGATGCGCTGAAGATCTTCGAAGGACCGAAGATCGAGGTGCATATCTCGAACATCCATACACGTGACGAGCTTCACCGCCACTCGATCACGTCGAGCGCCTGCACGGCGGTCATTTGCGGTCTGGGCCCATACGGCTATCTCGCCGCGATGCTCGCAGCTGTCCAGCGGATCGGACAATTGCCCGACACGATCCCGGCCGCTCTTCACGGACTCGCGGCCGCCGGCAAGTCCTGAGCAGGGGAGAGTGGAATGCGCGGAGCGGGATTTCTCGCCATCTGGAGCGACGTCGAGGCGCACGATCTGACTGATTACCGGCACTGGCTGACGCGCGAGCACACCACCGAGCGCGTGACGACCAGGGGCTTCCTGGCCGCCCGTGTCTATCGCGCTGCAAGGGCCGACATCAACCGCTTCTTCATCCTGTACGAGCTGGAAGCGCCCGAGGTTCTCGATGGCGAAGCCTATCTGGCGCGCCTCAACGCGCCGACGCCGTGGTCGCAGCGCATCATGCCGAAGCTCGGCAATTTCATGCGGGGCGGGGGCGTTATGGTCACGCGCGCGGGGAGGGGCGAGGGGGCAACAATCATGGCCCTGCGGATCGAGAAGCTGCCTGGAGATCCGCAAGGAATGGC encodes:
- a CDS encoding SMP-30/gluconolactonase/LRE family protein codes for the protein MTPATIPAHRVETAVASADILGETPLWCDRSRKLWWIDIDGRLHQSFDPATGAHHVASHDGQFLGSQALTADGSHLLAQDLRLSRRVPDKAPPAEFCEVERGLDNRLNDGRVDARGRLWIGTMDNQLHRPNGSLYRVTGDGEMSRIFGDVIVTNGIAFSPDNRTFYFTDTRRYCTWMFDFDVDDGVIRNKRLFADYSASQERPDGACVDAAGGLWTAFFSGGRVVRYRPDGQIDTIIPMPVTNPTCLCFGGSDLKTLYVTTTRKFLDQRQLSIEPQAGHVLAIHGVAQGLPEHRFV
- a CDS encoding TRAP transporter large permease subunit, with the translated sequence MTIAVFTFSLLGAMALGMPIAFALLICGVALMSTIDMFDAQIVAQNVINGADSFPLMAIPFFMLAGEIMNKGGLAKRIVNVALVAVGHFRGGLGYVTILAACILSSLSGSAAADAAALAALLVPMMVAAGHKKTYAAGLVAAGGVIGPVIPPSIGFVIFGVAANVSISKLFLAGIVPGLLLGLGLCAAWYWVVRKEDLTPPPRASLREILHAIIDGFWALMLPGIIIVGLRFGIFTPTEAGVVVAVYSLFVATCVYRELKWSQVYAVLVSSAVTTSVVMFLVAAALVSSWLITVSEISAQVVDLLKPFMGNNTILMLAIMVVVVVVGTALDMTPTILILTPILMPIIKAAHIDPVYFGVLFIINNSIGLITPPVGIVLNVVCGVSKISMEDIIKGVWPFMIAQLIVLFAMVLFPGLVTIPAKWFGG
- a CDS encoding TRAP transporter small permease, with amino-acid sequence MARALDLYCTFLKAVIAACLAVMVVLVFGNVVLRYGFNSGITISEELSRWLLVWLTFLGAIVAMREHAHLGVDSLVRMLPAYGKRICFVINYCLMLFADWLLLSGSWRQTIINIDDRAPATGLSMGIFYAVGVIFGVSTAIILLYDLYRVISGQASEEDMVAVRESEEQ
- the aroQ gene encoding type II 3-dehydroquinate dehydratase, which codes for MTARIMILNGPNLNFLGIREPHIYGSTTLKEIEASCQALADQLGVSISFHQSNMEGELVSLIQSAHGKADAIIMNPAAYSFTSIALIDALKIFEGPKIEVHISNIHTRDELHRHSITSSACTAVICGLGPYGYLAAMLAAVQRIGQLPDTIPAALHGLAAAGKS
- a CDS encoding TRAP transporter substrate-binding protein, whose product is MSLLVRALSATAICVALTVGASAEDIQERTIRWGHLNNTDHPVSQGVQKFAEILLSKSGGKMKVREFAASQLGNELQQQSALRGGTQEMLSASTTSLATVIPEFGLIDFPFLFNSTEQADALGTGKFGKAMLDTLPAKGLAGLGYWGLGFRNVTNSTRPITKIEDFAGLKLRVIPNPVYLESFSAFKANPVPMAFGELYSALETRTVDGQENPYTVILSNKFYEVQKYVSATNHTFTLNIILVSKAFWDKLSPTEQRLMREAYEESRGYQKEQTRLQTEKALAELQAKGMQYNAIAPEETDRMRKAVQPVVEKISANLRAETVKLFNEEVERIRKDVK
- a CDS encoding GntR family transcriptional regulator, which gives rise to MTAVEERPLSAGDSGYQRIRSDIIFGVLTPSGRLRLDAMKEDYGVSISTLREILNRLTSEGFVVAEGQRGFEVAPVSIQNLRELAELRILLEHHAMAESFRAGDVEWEGRVVSAHHKLAATERTVLAEGDDPELRKRYDGEFHQALISACGSRELMHTHSVVFDKYFRYALLYRGAETINQHKALLDCALKRDIKTARAVLTDHINGCVAHALSSWKSG
- the fsrB gene encoding siderophore utilization protein FsrB codes for the protein MRAIFGKLHRWAGLLTAGFLFFSGITGAIISWDHEIDDVLNSHLFDVTSKGPAIPSIELAKMIEQRDPRARVVYLFMTPEEGHSLWFFVMPRIDTATGKRYSLDYNQVFLDPNTGAELGRRYWGAVWPVTRENFVSFLYKLHYTMHIPEFWGSDRWGMRVLGVIAIIWTIDCFVGFYLTLPSRRRARAARAPAVTRQLERGFWARWAPAWTIKTSGSAYRINFDIHRAFSLWTWGLLFVIAFTAFSLNLYFEVFSPLMKMVSNYTPTPYEQRPYRDLDNPIEPKVSFADIAARAAADGKARGWTIPVGSINYGPAHGVYAAAFFHPGDDHGAGGVGPAQLYYDSEDGRPIGERLPWVGTAADIFVQAQFPLHSGRIVGLFGRILISIMGLVVAALSVTGVVIWWRKRRARVRVRETAAMRLNERQLTPAE